A single window of Flavobacterium sp. 140616W15 DNA harbors:
- a CDS encoding Ada metal-binding domain-containing protein, translated as MIEHNKISDLDLRNKIKKGEICFGGNQKLKIYGTLKCASGKRMKRENRVFFLSEIEANKNGFRPCGHCMKTKYQNWKNGLI; from the coding sequence ATGATTGAGCACAATAAAATTTCAGATTTAGATTTACGGAATAAAATTAAAAAAGGCGAAATTTGCTTTGGTGGAAACCAAAAATTAAAAATTTACGGAACTTTAAAATGTGCTTCGGGTAAAAGAATGAAACGTGAAAATAGAGTTTTCTTTTTATCTGAAATTGAAGCCAATAAAAATGGTTTTAGACCTTGTGGACATTGTATGAAAACCAAATATCAAAACTGGAAAAATGGACTTATTTAA
- a CDS encoding glycoside hydrolase family 3 N-terminal domain-containing protein, which yields MKRITTLTCLMLSIFAIAQQETIDQKVNALLNKMTLEEKIGQLNQYTGNNAATGPITINQNKQAEIKDGLVGSMLNVVGTKYTRQYQELAMQSRLKIPLLYGQDVIHGFKTTFPIPLGEAASWDLAAIELSARVAATEAAASGIHWTFAPMVDIGRDPRWGRVMEGAGEDSYLGSRIAYARVKGFQGDKLGSLNSVMACVKHFAAYGAAIGGRDYNSVDMSERMLWETYLPPFKAALDAGAATFMNSFNDINGIPATGNVHLQRDILKGKWNFQGFVVSDWGSIGEMVAHGYSKDLKEAALAAITAGSDMDMESNAYRYNLAALVKENKVSIDLIDDAVKRILRKKFELGLFDDPYKYSNPNREKKELNNPEHRKAAREVAMKSIVLLKNENETLPLSKNTKTIAFIGPMVKEYKANMGFWAVELPEVDYTKWVVSQWDGLQNKVGKNTKLLYAKGCEVEGDNKDGFAEAIATAKQADVVILSIGERHDMSGEAKSRSNINLPGVQEELVKAIQATGKPVIVLVNAGRPLVFNWTADNVPAILYTWWLGSEAGNAIADVLFGDYNPSGKLPMTFPREVGQIPIYYNHYSTGRPPQDENAKEYVSSYTDLKNSPKFPFGYGLSYTKFDYSDLKLSTTKMKSNGKVQVSFQLKNTGKVVGEEVVQLYLKDKFGSVVRPVLELKDFQKVKLNAGETKTIQFTIDNEKLSFYNDKIEWGSEPGDFELMIGSSSATIRLKSAFELQ from the coding sequence ATGAAAAGAATTACAACATTGACTTGCTTGATGCTATCAATTTTTGCAATAGCACAGCAGGAAACAATCGATCAGAAAGTAAATGCGTTGTTAAACAAAATGACGTTGGAGGAGAAAATAGGGCAGCTTAATCAATATACAGGTAATAATGCAGCAACTGGGCCTATTACTATAAACCAAAACAAACAAGCAGAAATTAAAGATGGTTTAGTGGGTTCAATGCTTAATGTTGTGGGAACAAAATATACCCGTCAATATCAAGAACTGGCAATGCAATCCCGCCTTAAAATACCATTGTTGTACGGTCAGGATGTAATACATGGTTTTAAAACTACATTTCCAATTCCGTTAGGAGAAGCTGCAAGTTGGGATTTGGCAGCAATAGAACTTTCGGCTAGAGTTGCTGCAACAGAAGCCGCTGCAAGTGGAATTCATTGGACATTTGCTCCAATGGTCGATATTGGTCGTGATCCTCGATGGGGGCGTGTAATGGAAGGAGCAGGTGAGGATAGCTATTTAGGATCAAGAATAGCATATGCAAGAGTAAAAGGTTTTCAAGGTGATAAGTTAGGAAGTCTAAATTCGGTGATGGCATGTGTAAAACATTTTGCAGCATATGGAGCTGCTATTGGTGGTAGAGATTATAACTCTGTAGATATGAGTGAGCGAATGTTATGGGAAACCTATTTACCTCCTTTTAAAGCGGCACTTGATGCAGGAGCAGCAACATTTATGAATTCATTTAATGACATTAATGGAATTCCTGCAACAGGAAATGTACACTTACAAAGAGATATTTTAAAAGGAAAATGGAACTTTCAAGGATTCGTAGTTTCAGATTGGGGTTCCATTGGAGAAATGGTAGCGCATGGCTATTCTAAAGATCTTAAAGAAGCTGCACTGGCCGCAATTACTGCAGGTAGCGATATGGACATGGAAAGTAATGCTTACAGATATAACTTAGCTGCATTGGTTAAAGAAAATAAAGTTTCGATTGACTTGATTGACGATGCAGTAAAAAGAATCCTGCGTAAGAAATTTGAGTTAGGATTATTTGATGATCCATATAAATATTCTAATCCAAATAGAGAGAAAAAAGAATTAAACAATCCGGAACACCGTAAGGCAGCTCGTGAGGTTGCAATGAAGAGTATTGTTTTATTAAAGAATGAAAATGAGACTTTACCACTTTCTAAAAACACAAAAACAATTGCATTTATTGGACCAATGGTAAAAGAATATAAAGCCAATATGGGATTTTGGGCAGTTGAATTACCAGAAGTTGATTATACTAAATGGGTAGTTTCGCAATGGGATGGTTTACAAAATAAAGTAGGTAAGAATACTAAATTATTATATGCTAAAGGTTGCGAGGTAGAAGGAGATAACAAAGATGGTTTTGCAGAGGCAATTGCTACAGCTAAACAGGCTGATGTAGTAATTTTAAGTATTGGAGAGCGACATGATATGAGCGGAGAAGCCAAAAGCAGAAGCAATATTAATTTACCAGGAGTTCAGGAAGAATTAGTAAAAGCAATTCAGGCAACAGGAAAACCAGTTATCGTTTTGGTAAATGCAGGAAGACCTCTTGTTTTTAATTGGACAGCCGATAATGTGCCTGCTATTCTTTATACTTGGTGGTTGGGTAGCGAAGCAGGAAATGCTATTGCGGATGTTTTATTTGGAGATTACAATCCCTCAGGAAAATTGCCAATGACATTCCCAAGAGAAGTTGGACAAATACCGATCTATTACAATCATTATAGTACCGGAAGACCACCCCAAGATGAAAATGCAAAAGAGTATGTTTCCTCTTATACAGACTTGAAAAACAGTCCTAAATTTCCTTTCGGATATGGATTAAGTTATACTAAATTCGATTATTCGGATTTAAAATTGTCTACGACAAAAATGAAAAGCAATGGGAAAGTTCAAGTTTCTTTTCAGTTGAAGAACACAGGAAAAGTAGTTGGAGAAGAAGTAGTTCAGTTGTATTTAAAAGATAAATTTGGATCAGTTGTACGACCTGTTTTAGAGCTTAAGGATTTTCAAAAAGTAAAATTAAATGCAGGAGAAACTAAAACAATTCAGTTTACAATTGATAATGAAAAATTATCTTTTTATAATGATAAAATAGAGTGGGGTTCGGAGCCAGGAGATTTTGAATTGATGATAGGTTCATCATCTGCTACTATTCGTTTGAAATCAGCTTTTGAATTGCAATAA
- a CDS encoding DUF3857 domain-containing protein, which yields MENLIELEHYKIQKPEHWASNINDNQLIEHIKESDFSNKQTDEGRDYCFFLDKIYYTNDNESSEYACLAYTLNEPANLERASVTDIVVEENETYIIHRISVLREGVLIDKISDTKIKVLDSENQSSGGILNSNKKINITIKDLRLYDVLIMEDSRVKIFTERDFLRKEFSKYVWISPDTYWAYGNYKFTFINDREKTIAYKKTFFRDENGNVLEPEINYLKKGERFAVEKENYINTVDINRELSPFIDFATHSNWVDLSNYIYPIYEEIYNKASLADFAPNLVEKLDAITTKDEQLQFAIDYVQNHVYYVYNADEMNGHKPQEPAITYQNKQGDCKAKSVLLKVILDYIDVDSSIVLVNFNTDYYIKYYSPSLLTFNHVIVKINYKDETYFIDATIRDEFGLIENRGFIFFRHYLEIKPNQELQVRKPYKFPYYCINEKVEFNAKNTTGELKLTTTYKGNRANSMRRYFKNTNKREVIDSWNNFLFYTLNYNNDRNGTDIRNIFTDAAIEIISDDKKLNEFTIQYNATIENPYFIDDQKNRFMMYFDRNMVKENARDFMHKDFPFWHNFDNEKYEINVYTDQKIDTQEKYTIQECTINNPYFDYVSRKKITKNGGTAYIDFRPLVNLEIPEKDFEEFRSAHHTIADSNTGLGIDIIEEGLMNTLKFNFKKIFK from the coding sequence ATGGAAAACCTAATTGAATTAGAACACTACAAAATTCAAAAACCTGAGCATTGGGCAAGCAATATTAATGATAATCAACTTATTGAACATATAAAGGAATCCGATTTTTCTAACAAACAAACAGATGAAGGACGAGATTATTGCTTTTTTTTAGATAAAATATATTATACAAATGATAATGAAAGCAGTGAATATGCCTGTTTAGCCTATACTCTTAATGAGCCTGCTAATCTAGAAAGAGCATCTGTAACAGACATTGTCGTAGAAGAAAACGAAACCTACATTATACATAGAATAAGTGTTTTACGTGAAGGTGTTTTAATTGACAAAATTTCTGATACCAAAATTAAAGTTCTGGATAGTGAAAACCAAAGTAGCGGAGGTATTTTGAACAGTAATAAAAAAATTAATATTACAATAAAAGATCTACGCCTATACGATGTCTTGATTATGGAAGATTCCAGAGTGAAGATTTTTACTGAACGTGATTTTTTACGCAAGGAGTTTTCTAAATATGTTTGGATTAGTCCAGATACTTATTGGGCTTATGGGAATTATAAATTTACTTTTATAAATGATCGTGAAAAAACTATTGCCTACAAGAAAACTTTTTTCAGAGATGAAAATGGTAATGTATTAGAACCTGAAATTAATTATTTAAAAAAGGGAGAACGATTTGCAGTAGAAAAAGAAAATTATATAAATACTGTTGATATAAACAGAGAACTATCTCCTTTCATAGATTTTGCTACTCACAGCAATTGGGTAGATTTATCTAATTATATTTATCCTATATATGAAGAAATTTATAATAAAGCTTCTTTAGCAGACTTTGCTCCTAATCTGGTTGAGAAACTAGATGCTATAACAACTAAAGATGAACAGTTACAATTTGCAATAGATTATGTGCAGAATCATGTTTATTATGTTTATAATGCTGATGAAATGAACGGTCATAAACCACAAGAACCAGCTATAACCTATCAGAATAAACAAGGTGACTGCAAAGCAAAATCTGTTTTATTAAAAGTAATTTTAGATTATATTGATGTGGATTCTTCAATAGTTTTAGTCAATTTTAATACTGATTATTACATTAAATATTATTCTCCTTCATTACTTACTTTCAATCATGTAATTGTTAAAATTAATTACAAAGATGAAACCTATTTTATTGATGCTACTATTCGTGATGAATTTGGCTTAATTGAGAATCGTGGGTTTATCTTTTTTAGACATTATTTAGAGATTAAACCCAATCAGGAATTACAAGTAAGAAAGCCATATAAATTTCCTTATTACTGTATAAATGAGAAAGTAGAATTCAATGCTAAAAATACTACTGGAGAATTAAAACTAACAACTACTTACAAAGGAAACCGTGCCAACAGCATGCGTAGATATTTTAAAAACACAAATAAAAGAGAAGTGATCGACAGTTGGAATAACTTCTTGTTTTATACTCTGAACTATAATAATGATAGAAACGGAACTGATATTAGAAATATATTCACAGATGCCGCTATTGAAATTATAAGTGATGACAAAAAACTAAATGAATTCACCATTCAATACAATGCTACTATCGAGAATCCGTATTTTATAGATGACCAAAAGAATCGTTTTATGATGTACTTTGACAGAAATATGGTTAAAGAAAATGCAAGAGATTTTATGCACAAGGACTTTCCGTTTTGGCATAACTTTGATAACGAAAAATATGAAATCAATGTTTATACCGATCAAAAAATAGATACTCAGGAAAAATACACTATACAGGAATGTACAATCAACAATCCTTACTTTGATTATGTAAGCCGTAAAAAAATTACTAAAAATGGAGGAACTGCATATATAGATTTCAGACCATTAGTTAACTTAGAAATTCCTGAAAAAGATTTTGAAGAATTCAGATCTGCTCATCATACTATTGCCGATAGTAATACTGGCCTTGGAATTGATATCATAGAAGAAGGGCTTATGAATACGTTGAAATTTAATTTCAAAAAAATATTTAAATAA
- a CDS encoding alpha-ketoglutarate-dependent dioxygenase AlkB, protein MDLFNPEINEETNLLPKDGIVNYYGKLFSREKADFYRDTLLNAIEWKNDEAIIFGKLIITKRKVAWYGDSPFEYSYSNTTKKALSWTPELLELKAFIEKKTGETFNSCLLNLYHTGDEGMAWHSDAEKDLKKNGAIASVSFGAERKFAFKHKDTKETISLILEHGSLLVMKDTTQSHWLHRLPPTKTISKPRVNLTFRTIVE, encoded by the coding sequence ATGGACTTATTTAATCCTGAAATAAACGAAGAAACTAATTTATTACCCAAAGATGGTATAGTTAATTACTATGGAAAATTATTCTCTAGAGAAAAAGCTGACTTCTATCGTGATACCCTATTGAACGCTATCGAATGGAAAAATGATGAGGCTATTATTTTTGGGAAATTAATAATTACTAAAAGAAAAGTGGCTTGGTATGGAGATTCTCCTTTTGAGTACTCTTACTCTAATACCACAAAGAAAGCACTTTCGTGGACTCCTGAATTATTAGAACTAAAAGCTTTTATCGAGAAAAAAACTGGAGAAACATTTAATTCCTGCTTGCTTAATTTATATCACACCGGCGACGAAGGAATGGCCTGGCATAGCGATGCTGAAAAAGATTTAAAGAAAAATGGAGCTATTGCTTCGGTAAGTTTTGGGGCTGAACGGAAGTTTGCTTTTAAACATAAAGATACCAAAGAAACGATTTCTTTAATTTTAGAACATGGAAGTTTATTGGTCATGAAAGACACCACACAATCTCATTGGTTACATCGATTGCCTCCAACTAAAACAATATCTAAACCTAGAGTAAATCTGACTTTTAGAACTATCGTTGAGTAA
- a CDS encoding endonuclease/exonuclease/phosphatase family protein, translated as MSKIEKVNTKGYPVFLMGDFNSEPTEERIISLKRRMNDTREISEEKPFGPSGTFNDFKHDQPVTLLLDYIFISKNSNLKIKKHAVLSDSIDLKYPSDHFPVLIEIN; from the coding sequence TTGTCTAAAATAGAAAAAGTAAATACTAAAGGATATCCTGTGTTTCTCATGGGAGATTTTAATTCAGAACCTACTGAAGAGCGTATTATTTCCTTGAAAAGAAGAATGAATGATACTCGTGAAATATCCGAAGAAAAACCTTTTGGACCATCTGGAACCTTTAATGACTTTAAGCATGATCAACCAGTTACACTATTACTAGATTATATTTTTATTTCTAAAAACAGCAATCTAAAAATAAAAAAGCATGCGGTTTTAAGTGATTCAATAGATTTAAAATACCCATCGGATCATTTCCCAGTGCTAATTGAAATTAATTAA